TCACCGATGGACGGCTTGGGCACCGAAGTCCCAACGTAGAGATGCCATCCGGGCGGTGCCATCTCGGGACAGCGATCGGTGAAATTCGCAATGTAGGCGAGCCGCCGTGAGGCGGCGAAGCTGAGCATTCCCGGAACCTCGACCAGGCGATCGCGACTGGCGAAGTTGACCGAGATCATTGCCGTCGGGCGATCCCCCTTCTTGACCAAGTCCCGATACTCGGATGAAACGTTCTCCTGACCCAGAAGTTCGACCGTCGCGGCGGGCCCCACGTCGCTTACCACGACCGGTGCAGCGACGCTGACCTGTTCGCCACCGCGCGCAACCTCAACACCGGTCACCCGGCCGCGCTCCACCACGATCCGGGTCGCGGACGTCGACAGCCAGACTTCGCCGCCACGCGACTGCACGACGTCGGCCAGACCGCGCCACAACCCAATCGTGCCTTCGGGATGAAAACCAAATCGCTTGAACGCGCTTTTGCGGGTGAAGTAGGTGAGGAACACTCGCGCCGGAAGATCCTCGGAGCCCACTGCGAAAATCGAAGCGCACATGTTCCGGAAAATCCCGTGTACGCGTTCGTTTTTGGTGTAACGCGACACCCACTCGGAGGTGCTGATCTGGTCCTCAGGTAGGCCGGCGTCACTGCGGGCGGCGCCGATCCCGGCAACCAGTTTGGCGCCCTGCCGGGTGAGTTTGCTCAGCAGCATGCCCCACCCACCGCCCGTGACGTCGACGTTTTTGCCGCCGATCCGGTACAGCAGTGCGGGTTTGGGTTCGCGGATGTCGAACGGTGCGCCGACCTCGTCGCAGATCTGCTGGGTGATGCCGCCCACCTCGATCACGATGGCACCGGTGTTGACCTTGAACCCGTCGATGTCGTCGGTGGATGCGCGGCCACCGACCTTGTCGAGGCGTTCGACCACCAGGGTGCGATAACCATGGTGGGCAAGACGAGCCGCGGTGAACAGACCACCTGCGCCGGCGCCGATCACGACCACATCGAATTGTGTTGAGCCCATGTCGGTTTCCCTTCCTAGTAAGAGCGCGGCAAGCCCAGCGACGCATGGGCCACGAAATTGAGCACCATCTCGCGACTAACCGGTGCGGTGCGCATCAACCGGGCGACGAACCACAATTCGGACAGCCCGTATTCATGGGACAACCCATTGCCCCCGTGGGTCTGAATCGCCTGGTCGAGTGCTTTCAAGGCGGCCTCGGAGGCGGCGAATTTGGCGATGTTCGCGGCCTCTCCCGCGGGCTCACCGGCATCGAAAAGTTCCGCGCTGCGCAGCGTTGCCATCCGGCCCAATTCGACCGCGATATGGCACTCGGCCAGCGGATGGGCGATGCCTTGATGGGCCCCGATCGGCGTCGACCAGACGCTGCGCTGCTGCGCGTAATCCACTGCCTTGCTGATCGCATACCGACCAATCCCGCTCGACAGCGCTCCGACCAAGATCCGTTCCGGATTCAGGCCGTCGAAAACCTGTCGAAGGCCGTTGCCGACCACACCGATCAGCGCGTCCTCGCCAACTGAGACGTCGTCCAGGTAGACGGTGAACTGTTTGTCCGGTGACACGATCGATGTGGCAATGGGTGTAATCGTCAGCCCAGGACTGTCTGTCGGAACCGCGAACAACGACAGTCGGCTCTGCTGTGCGGTGGAATGATCCGCGTCTCGGGCCACCAGGAGTATCGCGTCGGATTGGTCCACCGCGGAGATGTAGTACTTCGATCCCGAGATCGTCCAGCCGGTGCCAGTGCGTTTCGCGGTGGTCTTAATGTTGTGGCTATTGGATCCAGCGTCGGGTTCGGTCAGGCCGAACGCCATTTTTCTGGTCCCGTCCGCAATCCCCGGTAACCACCGCTGCTTCATTTCATCCGACGCATGACACGCCAGGATGCTGCCGCAGATCGCAGGCGAAATCACCCAGATCAGCAGCGGCATCCCTTGTGCAGCAAGTTCTTCCACGACGACGACGGCATCTGCCATCCCGCCGCCGCCGCCGCCGTAATCCTCGGGCAAGTGCAGACCGACCAGCCCGGCGGCGCCGAGGTCGTTCCACAACTCCTCGATCCCCCCGCCCGTGCGTGCTCGTTCCAGAAAATACGCGGGACCGTACCGGCTGGCGATCCCCGCGACACTACTGCGAATCGCCTCGTGCTCAGGCGAATCACTGATCAGTCCCATCTCCTACCCTCCCGTGAAGCGGGGCGTGCGTTTGGCTCGAAAGGCCGAAAGTGCTTCTGCGGCATCAGCAGTGTTCGCGGCGGCGCTGAGCGCGTCGGTCTCAGATTTCAGTTGCGTTGCCACGTCGCTGTGCCACGAATCGCGCAACAGTGCCCGCATTTTGGCAAAAGCTCGAGTGGGGCCCTGCGCCAACTCGGTAGCCAGCGTCAGAGCCCGTGCCCGCAGCTCGTCAGCCGGCACGACCTCGTTGATCAACCCCCACTCGAGGGCCTCGTCCGCCTCGATGGGTGTATTCCGCAGGTAGGCCTGCGCAGCGCGGCGCGCGCCGATCAGGCGCGGCAGGTGCCAGGTGCCACCCCCATCTCCGGTAAGGCCAAGGGCGGCAAACGCTGTCAGGAACCTGGTGCCCTCGGCCGCGACGGCCAGATCGGCAGCGTAGACGTAGCCCAGCCCGCCGCCGGCAACGGCGCCATGGGCTGCGGTGACGATAGGCGCGTCGATTCGGCTGAGCACACGGAAGGCTTCATGGAACGGTGTGGTCATCTCATGAAGCAGGTCACCATATGCCGTCGACGGATCTGCGGGAAATGACTTGATATCGCCGCCAACCGATAACGACGGCCCGTCACCGCAGATCAGAACCGCGCGAACGGAGCGATCGTCGGCGACTCGGCGCGCCACGACGAGCGTTTCGACCGCCATGCGCAAGTCGATTGCGTTGTGGCTCTTAGGCCGGTTCAAACAAATGGTCGCCACGCCATCGGTGACGTCGTAATCGATCGTTTGCAGCGACGCTTGTTCATCGAGCGCGTCGACCCACAGCGCACTATCGGTCAGCTGATCCAGCGACGTCATCCGCCCGTCGTCGGCAAAACTGATCACGTGATGAAAGGGGGCGTCGAGCTTCTTGCCAGACCGCCGCGCCTCGCCACGATAACGGCCGGCCACCAACAGACGGCCGTCATCGAGGGCGTGAAATGTATCGGGATAGGCCGCCACGTCGTAGTGCCGACCCAGTTCCCACCAGAACTGCCGGCGCATCGCCTCGGGACCGACGTGCTCGCCCCCAACCCCCAGCGGCAGCCCTGCGGTGGCGCGACCGATGAAGTCCGGATGCAGTAGCTGCCCCAGCATTTCCCGGTCGCCCGCGGCCAGCGCGCGATACAGGCTGCGAACGGCAGCGACATTGGCCTCGTCCGGCCGCGACGGCGCGTCAGGCGCCATGGCTTCCATTTCCCTTCGGATGAGCGACAACCGCTAGTTATTTAACATTCATTAGACAGGCATATAGCCAGCTAAACAGCTATCCGTTCGCACCCTAGCAGAGTTTTCTAGTACGTGTTAAATTAATCTCACGAGGCCGGCCGGCAAGCAAATCCAGTCGACGAGGCTTTCGATCCGACACTCGGGAGGCACGATGACAACGACAGCGCGACACATCGCGGTTGGCAATGCCCACACGACGAGTGCCGATTACACGACTCTTCGCCTCGGCCTATGGTCTGTCTGCATCTACGCGGGCCTAGGCCTGCTCGGCTTCGCGGTGTTCGCCGGTTTCTGGCCGCCTCCGGGACAGAACCTGGACGCTTCGGCTGTATCCAGCTACTTCCAAAATCGCCACACCGGCATTCAGGTGGGGATGGTGCTGATGGTCGTTGGCGCACCCTGCTACTACACGTGGAGTGCGGCCATCTCCAAGCTGATCAGCCGGATGGAAGGGCCGATGGGGATCCTATCGACGACGGAACTTCTCGGTGGCTTGATGACGGGTCTCGTTACCGCTGTGCCGGCAGTTGTGTGGCAGGCGGCGGCATTTCGAGCTGAAACACGTTCGCCCGAGACCGTGCAGACGTTATACGACTTCGGATGGCTGTTCTTCGACCTGACTTTTATGTTCTCTCTGCTGCAGAGCGTGGCACTGGGTTTCGCCATACTGCTGGACCGTCGCGCACGTCCGCTTTTTCCGCGGTGGGTCGGCTACCTGTGCTTCCTGACCGCGGCACTTTACGTTCCGCTGAGTCTGGTGCCCTTTGTCCGGACTGGTCCGTTCGCCTGGCATGGCCTGCTGAACTTTTGGGCAGTGTTCGTGATGTTCTTCGTCCTCATCGTTGCGGTGACACCGTACGCCTTTCGCGCAGTGCGCTGCATTGAAGACGAAGACCTATCGGCCCGGTAGCAGGTACGTCGGCAGATGCGCCTTAGACTCCCCGATGATTCCAAGCCAGTTGAAGGGCAAGTGGTAGATTAATACCGTTGCAGCACAGCAGAATCCGATCGCAGCTAAGGTGCGCACCGTCGGCTGCAGCGCTGGGCGCCACCGCTCGAATCCGCGCTCGACGGGTGACAACCCGTCCGCGGAGGTGACAGCCTGCAGCCGCATCCAGGTGTACAGCAGTCCCAGCGAGGCGACGAGGAATGACTCGTACAACGGGAACTGGAATTGGCTGCCCGCCCACAATGTCAGCGGCCCGTAGGTTTGGGCGTAGGCGTAGCCATGGGTCAACCGGATCGCCAAGTTCTCCACCACAAAGTCGAAGACGAATTCACCGACGAACACGATCGCCAGCAGCGTCACGTTGGAAAGCTGGGGCCAGCGTGATCGCAGCGCAAAATAGGCCGGGCAGCCCACGATAGCCACGCCCGCGCAGAAGTACACGTACATCGGCGGTCCCCACAGCAACGACTCCGCGTAGCGGGACGAGGCCGCTGGATTATGAAACGGCAGATAGGCCGTCCAGACGCCCATATTGACGTTGTGGGCATTCCACGCGAACAAGTACGTGTAGCAGTTCAAGAAGGCGTCAGCGACGAACGCCGCCACCCCGCCAAGGACGAACTTGCCGTCGAGGCTCAACGCGCCGGTGCGGCGCCAGGGCGTCACTACGTAGGCCCAAATCAGGTACACCAGCAGCGCCATGCTAAGTCCCTCGAAGATGCGCAATGACACCAGATTCCACAGTGGCATCCGGTCCGCACCAATCAGTGGCGCCGGGCTGAACTCACTGGAAGCCATCCATCGCACCAGCGCCTGTGCGGCAATCACCAGCCATACGAGAGCGATTGCGGCCCATACTGTGACCCCGCCCGAGCGGGGCGTGTCCGCGGTGGCCGTAGCCCTCCGCGGGTCGCCTCGGCGGAGCGTCGATCCGGACACCACAACAATCACCTACCTTGAGTTTGAATCAAGATTAAACAACGTGTTACGCGGTGGCAATGGCGTCGGGCGTTGGCCGCCTGGCGTCCAACGCGGATTAGTTCAATTGCGGTAGAACGTCTGAGCCAATGAGTTCGACCATGTCGCGGTATTCGTCGGCCGGCTGGCCACCCATGTCGATGTAGATCAGATTGGTGTCACTGGTCAGCACCTCCGACCAGGTATTGAGCCGTTCGGCCACCTCCGCCGCGCTGCCGACGATCGCGGGTCCGCGGGTGGTGAGAAACTCGAAGTCGAACGGCTTGGTGACGAACGCCGGCGGGTCGGGGTTGACCCGGGGAATCACGGTACTCATCAACTCGAAGTAGGCCCGGTAGCGCGGTTCCCACCGCTCGCGCGCCGCCTGGCTCGTCTTGGCGACGTTGACGTGCCAGCAGGCGCCGACGCGCGGCTCGCGCGGATGGCCGTAGGACGCGAACTTCTCTCGGTAGCTCTCGACCACCGGCTTGAACATCTGCGGGTTACCGAAGGCCGAGGGCAACATCAAATCGAGGCCCAGGCGCGCGGCCAGGTCCGTCGACGATTCCGAGGCCCCGCCGCCAATCCACAGCGACATCGCGCCAACCGGCGCGGGCTGCAGCACGAACTCGCTGATCGCGGCGCGGTGGCGCGATCCCGCCCAGCTCACCTCCTTGCCGGCCCACAGTTGAGTGAGCAATTCGACGTTCTCCTTGAATAATTCGTGGGAGTCCTCCAAACGCTGCCCAAAGAGCGTGTAGGTGGATACGAAGAAATTGCCACGACCCACGACGACTTCGCAGCGCCCACCCGAGAGTGCGTCGACGGTCGCGTAGTCCTCGGCGACTCGAATCGGGTCCAAGTTCGCCGCCAGCGTCACCGCGGTCGACAGCCGCAGACGCGACGTGCGTTCTCCGATCGCGGCGAGGACCACGGGCGGCGCCGACGTCGTGTACTCCAACCCGTGATGTTCGCCAATGTGAACACCCTCGAAGCCCGCTTCGTCGGCGACCCCGGCCGCCTCGACGATGGCCCGGTGCCGTTCGGCGGCCGTGGCGGTAAGCCCGGTGACCGGATCGGCCACCACGTCCCCCAGGGTCATCAGACTCAGCTTCATGTCGGCTCCTTACTGTGCCGGATATCAATCTTTGTTGGGTTATCGAATGGTGCGGGGCCCGATCTTCCTGGCGTCGGGGGGTCAATTCACGTCGAAGCGGTGGCGGCGCAGCCAGTCATGCACGTGGTCGGCAGCCCCCGACAAATGTGAGCGCTGATCGTCGCCGGTGAAGTAGTGGTTTGCTTCCGGCAGGTCCACCCGTTCTTTGTCCTGGTGACCGATCGCTTCGAACACCTGCGCCTGATGGCTGGTAGGCACCGCGTCATCGCAACCGTTGACAACCATGAGCACCGGCACCGAAACCCTCGGCGCGGCGTCGCCCGCATCCACTTGGGCGGTGTCCAGCCCCCACTGCGACAACCAACTACGCGCGGTGGTGAATCGCATCAGCGCGCCGGGGCTGGTGTTGGCCACCTCGGGGTCGCCCAGATAACTCCACCGCGGCCGGCGGCCATTGGGTTCGATCGCTGGATCCAGCCACCGCGGATCGGCCATCGTCCCGTGGACCACGAACGAGTACTCAGCATGTGGCTTGCCGGCGTCGCGGAAGTCCTGCAGCTTCTGCTGCGCCAAGGCGGTGATCCGGCGATTGCGTTCGCGCTGTCGGTCGCGGTAAGCGGCGAGGAAGTCGGCCGAATACGGTGGCTGATTGGGGTTCGCGGGATCGTACAGGTCGAACTCGGCATCGCGGTTGCGCTCCGGCTGCAGTTCGTCGGTGATCGAGGCGTCCAGAAACTCAGTCAGCAGCCGGTGCCGGCTGCGCGGAGCCGCCAACAACATCACCGCGTCGGCCGGCTGGAGTGCGGTCTCCGCGAGCGACGACGGTTCCCCGGCCGCGGTCTGAGTAATCGTGGGCTTCTCGGCCTCCGCCTGGTAACCCATCATCGGCGATCCCCCGCCGCTCCAACCCGCCAGCACGACCCGCTGATAACCCAGCCGTTCACGCGCATCTCGCACGCAGGCACCAAGGTCGACCAAGTGGTTTTCCATTTGCAGCGCGGAATCGCCAACCGAATACCGGTTGGCGTAGCCGATCACATGTAGTCCAGTGCGCGCCAGTTCGGAGAACAGCGGCAGGTACGCCGGCGAACCGATCGGATGAGACGCAACGATCACCGTATCGGAATCACGGTCGCCGCGAAGCAACTGCGCGTAGCGAACCACATGATCCTCGACGGTGCCGTAAACATCCTTGCGGACCGTATGTTCTTGGGAAACAACTAGATACGGCGTACGACGGTATTTGATACGTGCGACACTCGCCGGGGTATCGGTCGGTGGGTTCATGACCGACGCACCTGGCGCCAAGGGATGTCCCGGTCAACCCGTGGCTCACCCGGCAACCCGAGCACTCGTTCACCAAGGATGTTGCGCATCACTTCCGACGTACCTCCTTCGATCGAATTGGCCAGCGCCCGCAGATACGACTTGCGCACGTCGGCTCCGCCGTAGGCGGCCGACGACGTCGGCGCATGCTCGTCGTAACCATCGATGAGCAACCCGGCCAGGCCCGACATGTCCACGCACAGCTCGTAGATCGCCTTGTTCAACTCCGCCATCTGCAGCTTCGCGATCGAACCTTCCGGCCCCGGCCCTCGGCCGACCTGCGCGGCGCGAATGTTGGTCAGCCGTGCCGCCTCGGCCTGCGTCCACAGCAGCATCAGCCGCTCGGTCGCCACCGCATCGGCCCGCCCGGCACTTGCTGCCTCGCAATAGATTTCCACGGCACGGCCGATCGGGCCCTCCCCTCGCTGCGCCGGCCGGGCCCCAATCGAAATCCGCTCGTTGGCAAGCGTGGTCATGGCCACGCCCCAGCCCTGCCCTACCTCGCCCAACACGTCGGCCACCGGTATCCGCACCTCGGTCAGATAGACCTCATTGAATTCGGCCTCGCCGGTGAGCTGGCGCAATGGACGCACCTCGACGCCGGAGCTCTGCATGTCAAGCAGGAAGTAGGTCAGACCCTTGTGCTTGGGCACCTCCGGGTCGGTGCGCGCCAGCAACAAGCCGAATCGGGCGACATGCGCCAGCGACGTCCAGATCTTCTGACCGTTGACGACGAACTCGTCCCCGTCCCGAACGGCGCGGGTGGCCAGAGCGGCCAAGTCCGAACCGGCTCCCGGTTCAGAGAAGAGCTGGCACCAGATGTCCTGGCCCGAGAAGCACGACCGTAGGTAGCGCCGTTTTTGCTCGCTACTGCCGTGGGCATGGATCGTCGGCATGGCCATTCCAAGACCGATCACGTTGCTCGCCATATGATCCCGACATCCGGCGATAGCAAACCTGCGCTCGACGAGCGCCTGCAATGAAGCGTCCAGACCACGTCCGCCGTATCCCTCAGCGAAATTTACGACGGCCAACCCGGTGTCGAATCGCGCCTCCCGCAGGGCGCGGTCAGCCGCCGTATCGTCGGCCAGGCCGACGGGATGACTACGCAGGAACTCCTCGATCTCCTGTGCGATCGGCTCCCCGGCGGCAGGCTGGTCGTCGGCGGCGCGCACCGGGGTGAACTGCAGCGGTCTTGCCGTGGCCACCACTTCGGCCAACCGCGCCCGATGTGCGCTCGCCGAACCGAAAAGCAGCGCAGAGCTTTTCGCCCGCTTGAGATACAGGTGCGCGGGATGCTCCCAGGTGAACCCGATGCCGCCGTGGATCTGAATGTTGTGCGCTGACAACCTGGTGTATGCATCCGAGCACACGGCACGCGCCAGGCTCGCGGCCAAGGCCAGGTTGTCGGGGTCGTGCACCGCGGTCCACAGGCCGTGATACACCACCGATCGGGCCGATTCGACGTCGACGAGCATATCCGCGCAACGGTGCTTGATAGGCCCGAAAGATCCAATGGGCCTGCCGAATTGGTATCTCGTGCGCGCGTGATCCACCGCCATGTCCAGCACGCGGGCGGCCCCGCCGAGTTGCTCGGCGGCCAGGTATAGCGCGGCGAGGTCGACGGTGCGTCGCAACGCATAGCCGGCGCCGCCTTCACGACCCACCAGACGCGCCGAACAGGCGTCGAAATCTATCTTCGCAAGCCTGCGCGTGGAATCCATCGCGACCAGGGGTGTGCAGGCTAGCCCGGCCGCGTCGCCGTCAACCGCAAGCAGGCAGGCCCCTGCCGAGCCGCGGGCGGCAACCAGCAGCAGGTCGGCGACGGAGCCGTCGACGACGACGTCCGCGGCGCCCGAAACGGTCCAGCAACCGTCTTCGCCGCGGGCGGTGAGCGCGCTGGCCGCCGGGGAGAGCCCCGACCAGGCCAGCGTGGCGATGGTGTTTCCGGCGACGATGCCGGGTAGGTACCGTGCCGCGGCATCCTCATCACCAAGTTCGACGAGCGCGGTCACGACCAAGCCCACGGTCGACAGGAATGGACCGCAAAACAACGCTGCCCCCATCTCTTCGAACACCACACCAAGCTCAATCGCGCTGGCCCCGCCGCCACCGAACCGCTCAGGCGCCACCACGCCTAGCAGACCCAGCTCCTCGGCGGATTGCCGCCACACCGTCGGGTCGTAGCCGTATTCGCTCTCCATCTGCGCCCGCACCGCGGTCTCGTCGGAGCGCTTGGCGAGGAATTCGCGCACAACAGCCCGCAATTGCTCGGCATCTTCAGCCGGTACGAAGTTCACGTCAGCCGATCACATCGAAAAGCAGTTCCAACCCCTCGGGACCGTTGGCAATGCCAGGGGCCCAACGTACTTCGGCGCCCGGATCCGCGAACCGCAAATTCGTCACCCGTTTGAACAGCTCATCGAAAGCGATCGCGATCTGGATGCGGGCGAAGTGCGAGCCCAGGCAGCGATGGATGCCCAGCCCAAAGCCCGCCGAGCTACTGCGACGCACATCGAACTTCAGCTCCGACGCATCTTCGAAGCGCGCCTCGTCGCGATTCGCGGAATCGAAGCGCACGAGCAACTGCTCGCCTTTCTTGATCGCCACACCGCCGAGTTCGACATCTCTGGTGGCCGTCCGGCCAAGACAGCCAACCGGCGATTCCAAGCGAATGAACTCGTCCATGTCCTGACGAATCCACGCCGGATCACGTAGCCGCCCTTCGAGTTCGGGCTCTCTTGCCAGGTGGTAGGCGATCGAACCCATCGCGCCCCGGGTGGTATCGAGGCCACCCAGAAACAGGACGGTCACCACCCCAAGTCGTTCCTCATCCGTCAGCGGCCGGCCCCCGTCCACCGTTCCGGTGGCGATCGCGTTCAGCACGTCGTTTCGGTCGACGGGGTTCGCTTCACGCTCGGCAATGTATTGCCCGGCGAGCACGGCGAGTTCGAAAAACGCTTCGTCAGTGGCCTCGATGGCAACCCGGACCACGACTTCAGCGGCATCGTCCATCTTCTCGGGGTCGTCTT
The DNA window shown above is from Mycobacterium sp. Aquia_216 and carries:
- a CDS encoding phytoene desaturase family protein, whose amino-acid sequence is MGSTQFDVVVIGAGAGGLFTAARLAHHGYRTLVVERLDKVGGRASTDDIDGFKVNTGAIVIEVGGITQQICDEVGAPFDIREPKPALLYRIGGKNVDVTGGGWGMLLSKLTRQGAKLVAGIGAARSDAGLPEDQISTSEWVSRYTKNERVHGIFRNMCASIFAVGSEDLPARVFLTYFTRKSAFKRFGFHPEGTIGLWRGLADVVQSRGGEVWLSTSATRIVVERGRVTGVEVARGGEQVSVAAPVVVSDVGPAATVELLGQENVSSEYRDLVKKGDRPTAMISVNFASRDRLVEVPGMLSFAASRRLAYIANFTDRCPEMAPPGWHLYVGTSVPKPSIGDFDESAETELLLEDLRDNIAGFDERARILNVAVTRDDWPPQRAVAGFDLPHDTPFAGLWNVGDGVKEYANGGTTACAETAQLVTDKIIAAYPLGIR
- a CDS encoding acyl-CoA dehydrogenase is translated as MNFVPAEDAEQLRAVVREFLAKRSDETAVRAQMESEYGYDPTVWRQSAEELGLLGVVAPERFGGGGASAIELGVVFEEMGAALFCGPFLSTVGLVVTALVELGDEDAAARYLPGIVAGNTIATLAWSGLSPAASALTARGEDGCWTVSGAADVVVDGSVADLLLVAARGSAGACLLAVDGDAAGLACTPLVAMDSTRRLAKIDFDACSARLVGREGGAGYALRRTVDLAALYLAAEQLGGAARVLDMAVDHARTRYQFGRPIGSFGPIKHRCADMLVDVESARSVVYHGLWTAVHDPDNLALAASLARAVCSDAYTRLSAHNIQIHGGIGFTWEHPAHLYLKRAKSSALLFGSASAHRARLAEVVATARPLQFTPVRAADDQPAAGEPIAQEIEEFLRSHPVGLADDTAADRALREARFDTGLAVVNFAEGYGGRGLDASLQALVERRFAIAGCRDHMASNVIGLGMAMPTIHAHGSSEQKRRYLRSCFSGQDIWCQLFSEPGAGSDLAALATRAVRDGDEFVVNGQKIWTSLAHVARFGLLLARTDPEVPKHKGLTYFLLDMQSSGVEVRPLRQLTGEAEFNEVYLTEVRIPVADVLGEVGQGWGVAMTTLANERISIGARPAQRGEGPIGRAVEIYCEAASAGRADAVATERLMLLWTQAEAARLTNIRAAQVGRGPGPEGSIAKLQMAELNKAIYELCVDMSGLAGLLIDGYDEHAPTSSAAYGGADVRKSYLRALANSIEGGTSEVMRNILGERVLGLPGEPRVDRDIPWRQVRRS
- a CDS encoding cytochrome P450; the protein is MGEAQAESEKSAAAILPHYNMWDPDHEKVKWDVFAHARRDCPVAHTDADGGGQYVVTRYEDVRRVLEDPQTFSSAGVAPRPSPVQLNPLDSDPPYQVDLRRILNPLFTRNFLLRFEPELRKNASELIGRFIDNGRFDFIREYAGPFVGNALSRVVFNEDDPEKMDDAAEVVVRVAIEATDEAFFELAVLAGQYIAEREANPVDRNDVLNAIATGTVDGGRPLTDEERLGVVTVLFLGGLDTTRGAMGSIAYHLAREPELEGRLRDPAWIRQDMDEFIRLESPVGCLGRTATRDVELGGVAIKKGEQLLVRFDSANRDEARFEDASELKFDVRRSSSAGFGLGIHRCLGSHFARIQIAIAFDELFKRVTNLRFADPGAEVRWAPGIANGPEGLELLFDVIG
- a CDS encoding acyl-CoA dehydrogenase family protein yields the protein MGLISDSPEHEAIRSSVAGIASRYGPAYFLERARTGGGIEELWNDLGAAGLVGLHLPEDYGGGGGGMADAVVVVEELAAQGMPLLIWVISPAICGSILACHASDEMKQRWLPGIADGTRKMAFGLTEPDAGSNSHNIKTTAKRTGTGWTISGSKYYISAVDQSDAILLVARDADHSTAQQSRLSLFAVPTDSPGLTITPIATSIVSPDKQFTVYLDDVSVGEDALIGVVGNGLRQVFDGLNPERILVGALSSGIGRYAISKAVDYAQQRSVWSTPIGAHQGIAHPLAECHIAVELGRMATLRSAELFDAGEPAGEAANIAKFAASEAALKALDQAIQTHGGNGLSHEYGLSELWFVARLMRTAPVSREMVLNFVAHASLGLPRSY
- a CDS encoding LLM class flavin-dependent oxidoreductase; protein product: MKLSLMTLGDVVADPVTGLTATAAERHRAIVEAAGVADEAGFEGVHIGEHHGLEYTTSAPPVVLAAIGERTSRLRLSTAVTLAANLDPIRVAEDYATVDALSGGRCEVVVGRGNFFVSTYTLFGQRLEDSHELFKENVELLTQLWAGKEVSWAGSRHRAAISEFVLQPAPVGAMSLWIGGGASESSTDLAARLGLDLMLPSAFGNPQMFKPVVESYREKFASYGHPREPRVGACWHVNVAKTSQAARERWEPRYRAYFELMSTVIPRVNPDPPAFVTKPFDFEFLTTRGPAIVGSAAEVAERLNTWSEVLTSDTNLIYIDMGGQPADEYRDMVELIGSDVLPQLN
- a CDS encoding alpha/beta hydrolase, producing the protein MNPPTDTPASVARIKYRRTPYLVVSQEHTVRKDVYGTVEDHVVRYAQLLRGDRDSDTVIVASHPIGSPAYLPLFSELARTGLHVIGYANRYSVGDSALQMENHLVDLGACVRDARERLGYQRVVLAGWSGGGSPMMGYQAEAEKPTITQTAAGEPSSLAETALQPADAVMLLAAPRSRHRLLTEFLDASITDELQPERNRDAEFDLYDPANPNQPPYSADFLAAYRDRQRERNRRITALAQQKLQDFRDAGKPHAEYSFVVHGTMADPRWLDPAIEPNGRRPRWSYLGDPEVANTSPGALMRFTTARSWLSQWGLDTAQVDAGDAAPRVSVPVLMVVNGCDDAVPTSHQAQVFEAIGHQDKERVDLPEANHYFTGDDQRSHLSGAADHVHDWLRRHRFDVN
- a CDS encoding enoyl-CoA hydratase-related protein; amino-acid sequence: MAPDAPSRPDEANVAAVRSLYRALAAGDREMLGQLLHPDFIGRATAGLPLGVGGEHVGPEAMRRQFWWELGRHYDVAAYPDTFHALDDGRLLVAGRYRGEARRSGKKLDAPFHHVISFADDGRMTSLDQLTDSALWVDALDEQASLQTIDYDVTDGVATICLNRPKSHNAIDLRMAVETLVVARRVADDRSVRAVLICGDGPSLSVGGDIKSFPADPSTAYGDLLHEMTTPFHEAFRVLSRIDAPIVTAAHGAVAGGGLGYVYAADLAVAAEGTRFLTAFAALGLTGDGGGTWHLPRLIGARRAAQAYLRNTPIEADEALEWGLINEVVPADELRARALTLATELAQGPTRAFAKMRALLRDSWHSDVATQLKSETDALSAAANTADAAEALSAFRAKRTPRFTGG
- a CDS encoding spirocyclase AveC family protein; protein product: MIAAQALVRWMASSEFSPAPLIGADRMPLWNLVSLRIFEGLSMALLVYLIWAYVVTPWRRTGALSLDGKFVLGGVAAFVADAFLNCYTYLFAWNAHNVNMGVWTAYLPFHNPAASSRYAESLLWGPPMYVYFCAGVAIVGCPAYFALRSRWPQLSNVTLLAIVFVGEFVFDFVVENLAIRLTHGYAYAQTYGPLTLWAGSQFQFPLYESFLVASLGLLYTWMRLQAVTSADGLSPVERGFERWRPALQPTVRTLAAIGFCCAATVLIYHLPFNWLGIIGESKAHLPTYLLPGR